The Microplitis mediator isolate UGA2020A chromosome 10, iyMicMedi2.1, whole genome shotgun sequence genomic sequence CGGTTGTATCAAATATATTATCCACACTTTTATTCAtctaattgaattttaatcgcaattattatcaatattaccgttatcgttattattatcattaatattattcatattaattattcGCTCTTACTATTAttcttcttattattattattattaatattattaccattattaattaatcgttaaataatagtatttcattttattagaTCATGAATTTCATCAAGGAAGTTGCGTACTGCATTGGCCTAACATTTGGATGAggctaaaacaaaaattcattaatttaattatttatttatttttcaatttggaggaataaaaaaatttttgtccctCCATTTAcgaatattcaataaaaattattattattgataataatactCACCACTGCATCGTACGATGTGAAGTTTGGTATCATATCTTTGCCATTTAGTGTAATAAAGGCACCACGGTTACCCATTGTATcgctaaaataaaatataaaacatgaaatatctaataattatcaatttataaaataataaagataaatatttaccaatAGTTTGGAGCTGAGAAAACAGTTATACATTTTCCCTCATGACTAACTTCGTAACCCTCATTTTTAACTTCATGACTCCTGACAATATAATCAAGACCGTTGAGCTTCAAGAAGTTATGTGTGACATCAGGTCCGAATTGGACACCAACACCCCGTTTGCTTGGTGCGCGTCCTGGTTGCGGTTGCGGATCTGACCACAATAATTCGCACATGACACCTTCATCTGGCGGCTGTCGATTTCTGTCAGTTTCTCGTATTTCCTGCAGTGTCACGTCGTCTCGCGAGAACAATCCGCCGTGCATCACGAGGACTCTGTTGTTGAGACAGTGCGCTAGTGGTAACCAATTGTAAACTTCGGTAAACAGTTGGGCCATTTGCGGGGTGTATTTAGCTTTGACTTCCCCGTCGAATCCGTACATATGATTCATTATTGCTGACTCGTGATTTcctattacaaaaaataatatgtcaAGATTTTAAAGTCTTaataggggtgtgcgaatatcgttcgaatcgaatcgaatcgaatattaatattcgataGGAAAtccgaatcgaataattcgaattttcgaattattcgaaagttcccgaataattcgaaaaaattcgaataattcgaaagttcatgaataattcgaaaattttcgaataattcgcgAATAGTTCGAACAATTCGCGAATTATCGAAATATCACTGGATTTTCTattgttttcaatttgaaTTCCATTACATCGTGTATCAAATATTCTAGTTACGAATAATAGTAtactttttgattaaaaatcaattatccgGAGAAAACAATTGCTCAATTTCAATGTATGTTCAATTGTTAATCTCTGtcagtaacataaaaaatatagatactATTATTGGCAAAAGatcttttcaattcattttggtttttataattattaatttccgtttgaaaaaaaataaataagaaaaaggttacacatgaaatatttaaaaattctcaataTTAATTTCTACAAGTTTTCAATAGAAAATCCAGTGATATTTCGATAATTCGCGAATTGTTCGAACTATTcgcgaattattcgaaaattttcgaattactCGGGaactttcgaattattcgaattttttcgaattattcgggaactttcgaataattcgaaaattcgaattattcgaaaattcgaattattcgattcggaTTTCCtatcgaatattaatattcgattcgattcgattcgaacgATATTCGCACCCCCTTAAGTCTTAAGTTATTGAGTTTGAATAAATTACCTCTGGACATGAAAAAGTGGTTTggatacaataatttaaatccaaatagTGTAAATATACATTCTACTGAAAATGACCCTCGATCAACGAAGTCTCCATTGAACAACTGattgatttaattaagaaaaataattaatcattatcatgatttattttgtaaaaaaaaagttttttttaaacattccaaaatcactttgaAAAATGcccttaaaaaatgaaatttttttttaaaaaaggataCATATGGATTAGTCTCTGATGGTAGACCATTGagttcaaatatatttaatagatcATAAAATTGACCGTGTATATCACCAcaaattgtaaatttactaTCGTCAGGTATTGTGACGTCGACCAAACTAGGCTGTGCCATAAACCAATTCTTTACATCTAGTAAAATTTGGTAGGCGTACTTCCTGTGCAATTTATTTTCGTCTTTATACCACTTGAGTAAATCTTTCATAAAATCTAACGTCACTTTTCCATTCTCTAATTTTGGTCCATTGTAATCATCATCGATCGCTGTACCaagtaagtaaaataattaaaataacaaactttacTTCTCtagacatttaaatatttgaataaaaaataaactaaccCATAGAGTCTAGATTAATTGAATcggcaatattttttttgttgtcatCAACTGAAATGGCTTTTTCGAACGccaattttttaacaattttaaaacaCTCAGTATATTTAAGTTTAGCGTCATTGTCGTGGGGTCGGGCCTTGGTGACTGTTTCGAAATCTTTGAGcgctaatttaaatttactcaatGACATGTTAGCTGCAGCTCGTCTCCAGTAGCCCTTAACATAGTTCTTGTCCAATTCGATGGCCTTGGTAGCATCGTTTAATGCGTAACCAAAACATTCGGTCTTGAGATACGCAAAACTTCTGTTCCCATAATACGATGCCATGTAGGGATTTAATTCTATTGCTTTCGTGTAATTTTCAATGGCCTCCTCATAACTTTGgactgtaaaaaatacatgaataaatgaaaagaCAATTGCtgacattaaatatatatataatctcagtaattaattagtggATTTAAGTAGAATCACAAAGTGGGGTTAGATTTTAACCAAACACGTGACTCAATTAAATAACAACTTCAAATAGAGACTTATGAAAGAGTCAATTTAAATGAAcgactttattaaaatttaaataaattaatatataataatgaaattaacatacttttaaaatacacATTCGCCGCTTCTTTGAATCTTTCCGCCTCCGCGGCTTGTTCAGCCGACACAGAATTTTCAGGTTCAGAAAAATCAGTCATATTGCTTATGTTATAATACTTAACCACTTAAAAGTCAGTGGATAGtgagtatttattataaataacgtGCTAATATATTCAGTAAATAAggcattaaattaaaatattagtaatatatatatatatgtgtgtattttttttttagattacacTGAGATACTGAGTGAAATTAAAGCGCCACCAGCCTTAAGATACTGATGTTGCAGAAAAACAATCGATTAATCGAAAAATCGATTATTCAGTTCGActatcgatattttaaatacacaAAATCTTGGATTCGTGACTTGAAATAtaattagttataaataatatttttatcaggCTAGAAATTGATCCCCTGCGTTGATATCAAATTTCCCGGGGGATTTAAATTCAACGGAGACTCGATAGGGTTCTTTCAAACGCTAAAAATGGATTGATACTGAacttagcagacgtctaataatttttggatttttttttaaacgatagaacaaaaaaaaaatttgaaaaaattgcacctgtagttttttaaattttctacatgtgcatatttttattttatttttttgcaattgatttgttgaaatacgaaaactcaaaaatttttaaatgtctgctaacttcaggatcataaaatatGGATCTAGATCGCGTCTTGGGCCTATTACttgtaagtaaaatatttaattattaatcgatataaaaaaagtattgagaGCGAGGAGCggaaattatcaaattttgttatataatttatggttattaaatttattgtatcaataaaatatcagcgattttaatttttcttcaagaaCTTGACCTCAAACAACAGCGACC encodes the following:
- the LOC130675722 gene encoding serine/threonine-protein phosphatase 5, whose protein sequence is MTDFSEPENSVSAEQAAEAERFKEAANVYFKIQSYEEAIENYTKAIELNPYMASYYGNRSFAYLKTECFGYALNDATKAIELDKNYVKGYWRRAAANMSLSKFKLALKDFETVTKARPHDNDAKLKYTECFKIVKKLAFEKAISVDDNKKNIADSINLDSMAIDDDYNGPKLENGKVTLDFMKDLLKWYKDENKLHRKYAYQILLDVKNWFMAQPSLVDVTIPDDSKFTICGDIHGQFYDLLNIFELNGLPSETNPYLFNGDFVDRGSFSVECIFTLFGFKLLYPNHFFMSRGNHESAIMNHMYGFDGEVKAKYTPQMAQLFTEVYNWLPLAHCLNNRVLVMHGGLFSRDDVTLQEIRETDRNRQPPDEGVMCELLWSDPQPQPGRAPSKRGVGVQFGPDVTHNFLKLNGLDYIVRSHEVKNEGYEVSHEGKCITVFSAPNYCDTMGNRGAFITLNGKDMIPNFTSYDAVPHPNVRPMQYATSLMKFMI